One Chanodichthys erythropterus isolate Z2021 chromosome 10, ASM2448905v1, whole genome shotgun sequence DNA segment encodes these proteins:
- the ptprc gene encoding receptor-type tyrosine-protein phosphatase C isoform X46 — protein sequence MARFYALGPLVLVLCLVLSTGPLPAHMNDNAAGPSTAHTTQAPKSGKATISSPAHTTQVPITEAKGSSNSTNNTTLSTPVTPTPAGSAQDNQSISSTLISSSNTPAPPPEEPTRNNTEKSTESNNCTSTSPSCTTSQQHSSKPTAGTEATSSPNTTITLLTSTQSISASPALTTSMGTTKNCEYTFTKTENEAEVHVWNVNVSDSNNQMYTIRLINENTTVFEQKGSSPFTIPLKSLKPCTNYTVEVDECQLKDKLINFQVNKSTHHSAKIEDEKVCFTDDKWNLTKCFTISNETSCKDMPIPFNLDTCNYTMDVHMPPVKPEITFSHTIPTMFKWSNKPDQCDDSKFKVNCTDKNSKTETQHLNKNVFLVPSEMYSCTGQYKSNNTFIESNPKQINISCDFTNKTKVLSVTNNLIKIEWSLSPGNNCLGIHFYFSGSCNHDKKLKCDTSKPTKVCKNDELHAFTNYTCNILANSSISDFFYSISHSIRTLPHKPSFTQNDVNVLETSHNSFTVSCKNLNKDEWNGLPGNYIAINKNSQEVKNKSHCSFKFDNLYYLTEYTFEIKAMNGNLNESSVTITSSTRYNDKGVIGFLAFLIIMTSLALLFVMYKIFLLKRKRNDEDEEILLTQPFGFPSPLLEPLRPVEPIYADNLIEAYKTKIADESRLFMDEFQSIPRIFSNYTIKEAKKQENQSKNRYVDILPYDYNRVPLTTGGEREYINASFIEGYQEPKKYIAAQGPKDETIDDFWRMVWEQKSSIIVMVTRCEEGNKIKCAQYWPSLDRETEIFEDFVVKIRAEEHCPDYIIRYLVLANKREKAPEREVTHIQFISWPDHGVPQDPSLLLKLRRRVNSFKNFFSGPVVVHCSAGVGRTGTYIGIDAMIESLEAEGRVDIYGFVAKLRRQRCLMVQVEPQYILIHTALIEHNQFGETEVSLSEFHSALNTLRQKDGSDPSLLEMEFQKLPKFKNWRTLNTGSSEDNKKKNRYSSHIPYDFNRVLFRLEIEGNQTSDPEDEDEYSSDEEEESNEYINASFIDGYWCHKSLIAAQGPLPNTTEEFLLMLYQQQTKTLVMLTDCQEDGKDYCSQYWGDEKKVFGDMEIEVKKTESFPAYVRRHLEIQSTKKKDILKVDQYQFLKWRGTELPENAQDLIEMMKSIRENGNYDNSKMNRSIPIVVHCNNGSSRTGIFCALWNLMDSALTEKLVDVFQEIKNLRKLRQGMVETFEQYKFLYTAIEGAFPVQNGAIKTPTATDSAQVINETTALLNEANSTTGADQKEAEDSKATESSEQEATENSTAAENSTAAPSPAEGDGEKTTTEGPTNGPAATTTTVEV from the exons AGAAGAGTACGGAAAGTAATAACTGCACATCAACCTCACCCTCATGCACCACCTCGCAACAACACTCCTCAAAACCCACTGCAG GGACTGAGGCCACCTCATCTCCAAACACCACCATCACGCTTCTCACCTCCACGCAATCCATCTCAGCCTCACCCGCACTCACCACCAGCATGG GTACCACAAAAAATT GTGAATACACCTTTACAAAGACTGAGAACGAAGCAGAAGTTCATGTGTGGAATGTGAATGTCAGTGACTCCAATAACCAAATGTACACAATCAGGTTAATAAATGAGAATACGACTGTGTTTGAGCAAAAAGGATCTTCTCCCTTCACAATACCATTGAAGAGTTTAAAACCATGCACCAACTACACTGTTGAAGTTGATGAATGTCAGCTCAAAGATAAACTTATTAATTTCCAAG TCAATAAAAGCACACACCATTCTGCAAAAATTGAGGATGAAAAAGTGTGTTTTACAGATGACAAATGGAAtctgacaaaatgttttacTATAAGCAATGAAACATCCTGCAAAGATATGCCCATTCCCTTTAACTTAGACACATGCAACTACACAATGGATGTCCACATGCCCCCAG tcaaaCCTGAAATAACCTTCAGTCATACTATCCCCACTATGTTTAAGTGGAGTAACAAACCAGATCAATGTGATGATAGCAAATTTAAGGTCAATTGCACTG ATAAAAATTCAAAGACAGAAACACAGCACTTGAATAAGAATGTCTTTTTGGTGCCTTCCGAAATGTACAGCTGCACTGGACAATACAAATCTAACAATACGTTCATTGAAAGCAATCCAAAACAAATTAACATCAGTTGTG ATTTTACAAATAAAACTAAAGTACTTTCAGTGACAAACAACTTAATTAAGATCGAATGGAGCCTATCCCCTGGAAATAATTGCTTAGgcattcacttttatttttcaggcAGTTGTAACCATGACAAAA AACTAAAATGTGACACATCCAAACCCACTAAAGTCTGCAAGAATGATGAGTTACATGCATTTACCAACTACACATGCAATATTTTGGCCAATTCCAGTATCAGTGACTTTTTTTATAGCATCTCTCATTCCATAAGAACACTTCCTCACA AGCCCAGTTTTACACAGAATGATGTGAATGTATTGGaaacatctcacaattctttcaCTGTTAGCTGCAAGAACTTGAACAAAGACGAATGGAATGGACTTCCCGGAAATTATATAGCCATAAATAAAAATTCACAAGAAGTTAAAAATAAGTCGCACTGTTCATTTAAATTTGACAATCTTTACTACCTCACAGAATATACTTTTGag ATAAAAGCCATGAATGGTAACCTTAATGAGTCCAGTGTTACAATTACCAGCTCCACTAGGT ATAATGATAAGGGTGTCATTGGATTCTTGGCTTTCCTCATCATTATGACGTCACTTGCCCTCCTTTTTGTgatgtacaaaattttcctgCTCAAAAGAAAACG GaatgatgaagatgaagagaTTCTTCTTACAC AACCCTTTGGTTTTCCATCTCCTCTCCTAGAACCCCTGCGCCCAGTTGAGCCCATCTACGCAGACAATTTAATAGAAGCTTACAAGACCAAGATCGCTGATGAGAGCCGTCTGTTTATGGATGAGTTTCAG AGCATTCCCCGAATTTTCTCCAATTACACCATCAAAGAggcaaaaaaacaagaaaaccagTCCAAGAACCGCTACGTTGACATTCTGCCTT ATGACTATAATCGCGTTCCTCTCACAACTGGAGGTGAACGTGAATACATCAATGCCAGCTTCATCGAG GGATATCAAGAGCCGAAGAAATACATTGCAGCCCAAG GACCCAAAGATGAGACTATTGATGATTTCTGGCGAATGGTTTGGGAACAAAAGTCATCCATTATTGTCATGGTCACCCGCTGTGAGGAAGGAAACAAG ATCAAATGCGCTCAGTATTGGCCATCTCTGGACAGAGAGACTGAGATTTTCGAAGATTTTGTTGTGAAAATTCGAGCTGAGGAACATTGCCCTGATTATATCATTCGCTATCTGGTCCTGGCCAAT aaGCGAGAGAAAGCCCCAGAAAGAGAGGTCACTCATATCCAGTTCATCAGCTGGCCTGACCACGGAGTGCCTCAAGACCCCAGCCTGCTTCTGAAGCTCAGGAGAAGAGTCAACTCCTTCAAGAACTTCTTCAGCGGTCCGGTCGTGGTCCACTGCAG TGCAGGCGTCGGCCGCACAGGAACCTACATTGGCATTGACGCAATGATTGAAAGTCTCGAGGCGGAGGGCAGAGTGGACATCTATGGATTTGTAGCGAAACTACGTCGCCAGCGTTGCCTCATGGTTCAAGTTGAG CCCCAGTACATACTGATCCACACCGCTCTGATAGAGCACAACCAGTTTGGAGAGACGGAGGTCTCACTGTCTGAATTCCACTCAGCGCTCAACACCCTCAGACAGAAAGATGGAAGTGACCCCAGTTTGCTTGAAATGGAGTTCCAG aaaCTCCCCAAATTTAAAAACTGGAGAACACTTAACACAGGAAGCAGCGAGGACAACAAGAAGAAAAACCGCTACTCGTCTCATATCCCAT ATGACTTTAATCGAGTCCTGTTTAGACTTGAAATTGAGGGCAACCAGACCAGTGACCCTGAGGATGAGGACGAGTATTCATCAGACGAGGAAGAGGAATCTAATGAATACATCAACGCTTCATTTATTGAT GGCTACTGGTGTCATAAGAGTCTGATCGCTGCACAGGGGCCTTTACCAAACACAACAGAAGAGTTCCTGCTCATGCTGTATCAGCAACAAACTAAAACTCTGGTCATGCTCACCGACTGCCAAGAGGACGGCAAG gattattGTTCTCAGTACTGGGGAGATGAAAAGAAAGTGTTCGGAGATATGGAAATAGAGGTGAAAAAGACAGAAAGCTTCCCAGCATACGTCAGACGGCACCTGGAAATCCAGTCCACAAAG AAGAAAGACATCTTGAAGGTGGATCAGTACCAGTTTCTGAAATGGAGAGGCACTGAACTTCCAGAGAACGCTCAGGACTTAATAGAGATGATGAAGAGTATCAGAGAGAACGGAAATTATGATAACAGCAAAATGAACCGGAGCATCCCTATTGTGGTGCACTGCAA caatggATCGTCACGCACTGGAATCTTCTGTGCCTTGTGGAATCTCATGGACAGCGCATTGACGGAAAAGTTGGTGGATGTCTTCCAAGAGATCAAAAACTTGCGCAAGTTGAGGCAGGGAATGGTGGAGACATTT GAGCAGTATAAGTTCCTCTACACGGCTATAGAGGGCGCCTTCCCGGTGCAGAACGGCGCCATTAAGACACCAACTGCAACCGACAGCGCACAGGTCATCAACGAAACGACGGCGCTCCTCAACGAGGCCAACAGCACTACCGGTGCTGACCAGAAGGAGGCGGAAGACAGCAAAGCCACGGAGAGCAGTGAACAGGAAGCCACGGAGAACAGCACTGCCGCGGAGAACAGCACTGCCGCGCCATCACCAGCAGAGGGAGACGGCGAGAAAACCACAACGGAAGGCCCCACCAACGGCCCTGCTGCCACCACCACCACCGTCGAGGTTTAG
- the ptprc gene encoding receptor-type tyrosine-protein phosphatase C isoform X47: MARFYALGPLVLVLCLVLSTGPLPAHMNDNAAGPSTAHTTQAPKSGKATISSPAHTTQVPITEAKGSSNSTNNTTLSTPVTPTPAGSAQEPTRNNTDNQAISSTLISTSNPPAHASEEKSTESNNCTSTSPSCTTSQQHSSKPTAGTEATSSPNTTITLLTSTQSISASPALTTSMGTTKNCEYTFTKTENEAEVHVWNVNVSDSNNQMYTIRLINENTTVFEQKGSSPFTIPLKSLKPCTNYTVEVDECQLKDKLINFQVNKSTHHSAKIEDEKVCFTDDKWNLTKCFTISNETSCKDMPIPFNLDTCNYTMDVHMPPVKPEITFSHTIPTMFKWSNKPDQCDDSKFKVNCTDKNSKTETQHLNKNVFLVPSEMYSCTGQYKSNNTFIESNPKQINISCDFTNKTKVLSVTNNLIKIEWSLSPGNNCLGIHFYFSGSCNHDKKLKCDTSKPTKVCKNDELHAFTNYTCNILANSSISDFFYSISHSIRTLPHKPSFTQNDVNVLETSHNSFTVSCKNLNKDEWNGLPGNYIAINKNSQEVKNKSHCSFKFDNLYYLTEYTFEIKAMNGNLNESSVTITSSTRYNDKGVIGFLAFLIIMTSLALLFVMYKIFLLKRKRNDEDEEILLTQPFGFPSPLLEPLRPVEPIYADNLIEAYKTKIADESRLFMDEFQSIPRIFSNYTIKEAKKQENQSKNRYVDILPYDYNRVPLTTGGEREYINASFIEGYQEPKKYIAAQGPKDETIDDFWRMVWEQKSSIIVMVTRCEEGNKIKCAQYWPSLDRETEIFEDFVVKIRAEEHCPDYIIRYLVLANKREKAPEREVTHIQFISWPDHGVPQDPSLLLKLRRRVNSFKNFFSGPVVVHCSAGVGRTGTYIGIDAMIESLEAEGRVDIYGFVAKLRRQRCLMVQVEPQYILIHTALIEHNQFGETEVSLSEFHSALNTLRQKDGSDPSLLEMEFQKLPKFKNWRTLNTGSSEDNKKKNRYSSHIPYDFNRVLFRLEIEGNQTSDPEDEDEYSSDEEEESNEYINASFIDGYWCHKSLIAAQGPLPNTTEEFLLMLYQQQTKTLVMLTDCQEDGKDYCSQYWGDEKKVFGDMEIEVKKTESFPAYVRRHLEIQSTKKKDILKVDQYQFLKWRGTELPENAQDLIEMMKSIRENGNYDNSKMNRSIPIVVHCNNGSSRTGIFCALWNLMDSALTEKLVDVFQEIKNLRKLRQGMVETFEQYKFLYTAIEGAFPVQNGAIKTPTATDSAQVINETTALLNEANSTTGADQKEAEDSKATESSEQEATENSTAAENSTAAPSPAEGDGEKTTTEGPTNGPAATTTTVEV, translated from the exons AGAAGAGTACGGAAAGTAATAACTGCACATCAACCTCACCCTCATGCACCACCTCGCAACAACACTCCTCAAAACCCACTGCAG GGACTGAGGCCACCTCATCTCCAAACACCACCATCACGCTTCTCACCTCCACGCAATCCATCTCAGCCTCACCCGCACTCACCACCAGCATGG GTACCACAAAAAATT GTGAATACACCTTTACAAAGACTGAGAACGAAGCAGAAGTTCATGTGTGGAATGTGAATGTCAGTGACTCCAATAACCAAATGTACACAATCAGGTTAATAAATGAGAATACGACTGTGTTTGAGCAAAAAGGATCTTCTCCCTTCACAATACCATTGAAGAGTTTAAAACCATGCACCAACTACACTGTTGAAGTTGATGAATGTCAGCTCAAAGATAAACTTATTAATTTCCAAG TCAATAAAAGCACACACCATTCTGCAAAAATTGAGGATGAAAAAGTGTGTTTTACAGATGACAAATGGAAtctgacaaaatgttttacTATAAGCAATGAAACATCCTGCAAAGATATGCCCATTCCCTTTAACTTAGACACATGCAACTACACAATGGATGTCCACATGCCCCCAG tcaaaCCTGAAATAACCTTCAGTCATACTATCCCCACTATGTTTAAGTGGAGTAACAAACCAGATCAATGTGATGATAGCAAATTTAAGGTCAATTGCACTG ATAAAAATTCAAAGACAGAAACACAGCACTTGAATAAGAATGTCTTTTTGGTGCCTTCCGAAATGTACAGCTGCACTGGACAATACAAATCTAACAATACGTTCATTGAAAGCAATCCAAAACAAATTAACATCAGTTGTG ATTTTACAAATAAAACTAAAGTACTTTCAGTGACAAACAACTTAATTAAGATCGAATGGAGCCTATCCCCTGGAAATAATTGCTTAGgcattcacttttatttttcaggcAGTTGTAACCATGACAAAA AACTAAAATGTGACACATCCAAACCCACTAAAGTCTGCAAGAATGATGAGTTACATGCATTTACCAACTACACATGCAATATTTTGGCCAATTCCAGTATCAGTGACTTTTTTTATAGCATCTCTCATTCCATAAGAACACTTCCTCACA AGCCCAGTTTTACACAGAATGATGTGAATGTATTGGaaacatctcacaattctttcaCTGTTAGCTGCAAGAACTTGAACAAAGACGAATGGAATGGACTTCCCGGAAATTATATAGCCATAAATAAAAATTCACAAGAAGTTAAAAATAAGTCGCACTGTTCATTTAAATTTGACAATCTTTACTACCTCACAGAATATACTTTTGag ATAAAAGCCATGAATGGTAACCTTAATGAGTCCAGTGTTACAATTACCAGCTCCACTAGGT ATAATGATAAGGGTGTCATTGGATTCTTGGCTTTCCTCATCATTATGACGTCACTTGCCCTCCTTTTTGTgatgtacaaaattttcctgCTCAAAAGAAAACG GaatgatgaagatgaagagaTTCTTCTTACAC AACCCTTTGGTTTTCCATCTCCTCTCCTAGAACCCCTGCGCCCAGTTGAGCCCATCTACGCAGACAATTTAATAGAAGCTTACAAGACCAAGATCGCTGATGAGAGCCGTCTGTTTATGGATGAGTTTCAG AGCATTCCCCGAATTTTCTCCAATTACACCATCAAAGAggcaaaaaaacaagaaaaccagTCCAAGAACCGCTACGTTGACATTCTGCCTT ATGACTATAATCGCGTTCCTCTCACAACTGGAGGTGAACGTGAATACATCAATGCCAGCTTCATCGAG GGATATCAAGAGCCGAAGAAATACATTGCAGCCCAAG GACCCAAAGATGAGACTATTGATGATTTCTGGCGAATGGTTTGGGAACAAAAGTCATCCATTATTGTCATGGTCACCCGCTGTGAGGAAGGAAACAAG ATCAAATGCGCTCAGTATTGGCCATCTCTGGACAGAGAGACTGAGATTTTCGAAGATTTTGTTGTGAAAATTCGAGCTGAGGAACATTGCCCTGATTATATCATTCGCTATCTGGTCCTGGCCAAT aaGCGAGAGAAAGCCCCAGAAAGAGAGGTCACTCATATCCAGTTCATCAGCTGGCCTGACCACGGAGTGCCTCAAGACCCCAGCCTGCTTCTGAAGCTCAGGAGAAGAGTCAACTCCTTCAAGAACTTCTTCAGCGGTCCGGTCGTGGTCCACTGCAG TGCAGGCGTCGGCCGCACAGGAACCTACATTGGCATTGACGCAATGATTGAAAGTCTCGAGGCGGAGGGCAGAGTGGACATCTATGGATTTGTAGCGAAACTACGTCGCCAGCGTTGCCTCATGGTTCAAGTTGAG CCCCAGTACATACTGATCCACACCGCTCTGATAGAGCACAACCAGTTTGGAGAGACGGAGGTCTCACTGTCTGAATTCCACTCAGCGCTCAACACCCTCAGACAGAAAGATGGAAGTGACCCCAGTTTGCTTGAAATGGAGTTCCAG aaaCTCCCCAAATTTAAAAACTGGAGAACACTTAACACAGGAAGCAGCGAGGACAACAAGAAGAAAAACCGCTACTCGTCTCATATCCCAT ATGACTTTAATCGAGTCCTGTTTAGACTTGAAATTGAGGGCAACCAGACCAGTGACCCTGAGGATGAGGACGAGTATTCATCAGACGAGGAAGAGGAATCTAATGAATACATCAACGCTTCATTTATTGAT GGCTACTGGTGTCATAAGAGTCTGATCGCTGCACAGGGGCCTTTACCAAACACAACAGAAGAGTTCCTGCTCATGCTGTATCAGCAACAAACTAAAACTCTGGTCATGCTCACCGACTGCCAAGAGGACGGCAAG gattattGTTCTCAGTACTGGGGAGATGAAAAGAAAGTGTTCGGAGATATGGAAATAGAGGTGAAAAAGACAGAAAGCTTCCCAGCATACGTCAGACGGCACCTGGAAATCCAGTCCACAAAG AAGAAAGACATCTTGAAGGTGGATCAGTACCAGTTTCTGAAATGGAGAGGCACTGAACTTCCAGAGAACGCTCAGGACTTAATAGAGATGATGAAGAGTATCAGAGAGAACGGAAATTATGATAACAGCAAAATGAACCGGAGCATCCCTATTGTGGTGCACTGCAA caatggATCGTCACGCACTGGAATCTTCTGTGCCTTGTGGAATCTCATGGACAGCGCATTGACGGAAAAGTTGGTGGATGTCTTCCAAGAGATCAAAAACTTGCGCAAGTTGAGGCAGGGAATGGTGGAGACATTT GAGCAGTATAAGTTCCTCTACACGGCTATAGAGGGCGCCTTCCCGGTGCAGAACGGCGCCATTAAGACACCAACTGCAACCGACAGCGCACAGGTCATCAACGAAACGACGGCGCTCCTCAACGAGGCCAACAGCACTACCGGTGCTGACCAGAAGGAGGCGGAAGACAGCAAAGCCACGGAGAGCAGTGAACAGGAAGCCACGGAGAACAGCACTGCCGCGGAGAACAGCACTGCCGCGCCATCACCAGCAGAGGGAGACGGCGAGAAAACCACAACGGAAGGCCCCACCAACGGCCCTGCTGCCACCACCACCACCGTCGAGGTTTAG